The window TAATCAACCCCACATCGAGTTCGTGATCATTATGTGTTTAGATTCAACCGGATTAATTCCAAATACTTACATCATGAACCGCCTCCCGTAGTGCACGCACTTGCTCCCTTGAAACTGTCCTGACCTACAGAAAGAAGAGCAATATTAGTAAGCAAGTCTTTGGAATCAAGTAGGGTTAAGGAGATGAGCTACAAAGTGAAATACCTTTTTGACGATTGTCCAAATTACACCCTCAGTGCATGGAGGAACGGTAAGAGAACCGATATATCTGTAGTACTTTCTGCTTCCAAACTTAATATCTCCAGGATTAATAATCCCTATGTCAACCTCTTCTTTTCCAACTGATTTTATGTGGTGGAACAGCTGCCAGGATTGAATGGAttgcaaagtaaaaaaataaataaagtgaaTAAACCAGGAAACAATCCGGCATGAAGAATGAAATGATATAGCTGCTTAAATTTCAAAAGTTCCGTGGCTTGTTGTATTTTCGTTTCATGAGAAGAATTGAAACCACAACTCCTACTAGTATTATACACTCTTCTCTGATATGTGTCACGACAACTCCTACTAGTATTTAAACGCAACCATAAATCACTGAGTTTTTCTACATTGTTGCATTGAGCTTACGTCCATTACCTTAAACTTATGAATGTTAGAGGCAAACAGAGAGAGATATACCTTTGAAAGGAAGGGATCAGGTCGACCATATTTGTACACAATTCCAATAACAGCAATCTTTCCGGTAGAGCTTACATGAACGATATGAAACTCCAAAGCATACCTGTAAAGAAGATTAAAGGAAGAAAGACATCAACAGCAATAAGACGGGGTTATACTAATATGAATGAAGAAAGAATTcacaaaaaacaataagaaaaCCTTGATCCGTTAAATGTGTGTTCGGAGGGTGAATGCCAATGACATTGTAGCAGTCTATAGTCAGTCCCATTTATCTTGGTTTTTCCTGCATCTCCATTCCACCTCATCTGATAACAATTTCATGTTGAAAACAACTAAAAACTGTCAATTCTTCAACAcattcaatttcttttattgAAGTTCAAGTCATtggaaaaattttaaatataattacataATGCCTATGAGTATGAATATGGAAGACGGAGAATGAAAAGAGTAGACACTTAGGTGCGGAGTAGCTCACCGTGATGTCATGACCTCGGTTCTTCACAATAGCAGGAGCCGGTTTGTATACCCTTTTCAGTTTCCCCAATTTAGGGAAAACCTGCACCCTTTGGTCAAGAAGATCAATTGGAGATTGCATTTTTCCGTTGTCACAAACTTTCCATTGTGGGTCAATTTGGCCCCATTTCTTTGGTCCTTTACCAGTTCCTTCAAGATAAGTAAATGCAGTTTCATCACCTGCCCATGTATGATAAAACAGGTTAGTTACATCACAAAGGTACGTTGCTCCGAGCGTCTTCTCTTACTATTTCTACATGTTATGTGCATTTCCACACTGAAACGTTTTAGAATGTTAATGAATAAAGTTAaaagttctaccataaaacAAATTGACAATATGGGTGTTGTCAAACTCCTCATAAGCTCGTGCAAATTCCCTACTATCCCCGATGTGAAATTCGTACTCTCAATAGTTAATGCTCAAAGTAAGAACTAGAACGAGTTTCCCCATCTTAGATTACTTAACCGTAATTAAAATAGGAGGAATTAAATTGagaaggaattgaattgagaatgAATTGGAATGAGGAGGAATCAGAATTGGATTCCTATTGAAGATGTTTACAAGAATGTTCTGGAGTTAGAAAATAGTATTGATTTCATTTGTGCTGTTTAGTAGTTCACAGATATCGGAATGAATACCactatgattactaaaatgcccttatttatataataattaattggattaatttttttaaagtaaattaattatattattatgacCAAGAACATGACAATATTGATTTTTAATagacttgattttgttggaacatttataaaatttgaagacctagagtacttggatttaacggaggacatgacacaaaaccgagcgcaatggcgttctaggattcatatagccgaccacacttagtgggaaaaggctttgttgttgttgttgtatttataaaatttgaattcttttGTTTATGGGCTGGttaaagagaaaagaaattTGAAGATAACATAACCAGCACAAGAGATGGAGATGGAATGGTGTTGGGTAGCGCGGAAGGGGTGGGCGGGGAAACTGAAACTTCAGAAATTATTTAAGGGCATAATGGGCAAGACAAGTTGATTCCCTATTTCGGGCTTTACCGAAATTGACATACTACCTCCATTCAAGGAGTCCAATTCCTCCACTTCGGAGGAATTGAATTcctaaatttgtgtggaccccttttttttattttattccctAATATTTAGTAAACGCAAAAGTAACTCGTAATCGGAATTCAACTTTGCTATTTGATTCTGATTACGGTTACGTAAACACGCAATTAATGTGTATGAAACTTCAAAATATGCCTACTTCCCATATTTacattctctcactctctctttcaaattttcttttagctaagataaaagaaaatattGGATGGTGTAGATTACAACAAAAAATAAGGATTAAAATAATTAGAAATAAAAAGtttgaaagaaattaagaataattcaattaatcTATGACAGATAGAAAGAAGAGAAGCTAAAACTTTCTCTATTCCCAAGCACACCAAAAACACAAATGGCCAAAAAGAGACTGTTTTAAGCACATGAATTGCCACCTAAAAGTTGATTCCGTAATAATCCTGTAGTATATATGCTCCTTCTAACAAGAACGTCCAAAGTAGGGTATCCAAAAATTTAAATCACCTCTGATCGAATCACATGCATACTTTTAAAATTGATCCTACATGTTAAAGATGCATTATTGACTTGATTAACAAATAATACTTTCAGAAGATTAATAATAACTGACAATGGAGATCAAGAGAAGGAATATATACATAAACTCCTGGTACATCATCGTGGCATCCCAAATAAAGAACGTGATGTCATGCGTTTGAACTTTCTCACATAATATTACATTATTAGTCAGGATGTTACAATGACATACCAAAATGTAGGTAAGGTAAGTCTATCCACCAAAAAGCAAGGAATCACAAGTAACAATGGTAAAACGTTGGTGAGGGTGCAATTAAACCCTTTTGATGACTAAATTCCATTAATATTATAAAGTTTGTCAAATTAGAGTTCATAACCAATGGGTAATTTTCACCAATAAGGAAAATCCAATTAAATCAAAAGTATTTCTTGGGGCCTCATTGCCTGATTGATTGACCTCATATAAGAATCTTAATTAAAAGTATTATAGACCCAAAACCCAATGGAGGATGCAGGATCGGTAAAACTTATTTATATTGTTAAAGGGACTTCAATTTCAAAGTACTAGTCTTGATCCTGGATCCTTATGACTTCACATGACAAAATATTTAAGGAAAATGGAGCTGCCGTTTCCAGCATATTACAATACAATTTGTacgtgtgtagagagagagagagagagagagagaggtattaCCAACTTCATCAGAGTCCTCAAGTGCTGCATTGCAAATGGTGAGAAAGGAGTGATGGGACGAAAAGATGAGAGAagctagaaagagaaagaagaagaagatgggttTGGTCATGGCTGTGTGCTCTTTCAATGATCTTCGTTATTCTCTTTTGGGTTTGGTGAGTTTTGGTGATGGAAGTGGCATGTCAGAAGAAAaagactatatatatatatatatatatatagagagagagagagagagagagagagagagagagagagagagagagagagagagagagagagcattttTCAAACCAACAGAGGATTTCCATGGCAAGTAATTAGTGGCTTTTGCTTAACCCACGCTCTGTTAATGTTTACGAGGTAACGGCTACTTGTGCTGTCATCTCTTGGCTTCACACCTACTGGGAACTACCGCTGTAAGTAACGGTAAGTTGGTAACTATCACAACGGTTACTGCTGGATGATGGACGTTAGTTACGTCTTTTCATATGCCCAACTTTGACTAGAACAGCAATTTTGTGGGAGAGGGGTCAAAAGTGGAGGAATCAAAGTAGGTAATTTcccaaatccaaaaatatttttaaatgtaTTTTTACCAAATATAGTCAAACACTATGTGCTTGTTTGaatatgcttttaaaatgactgaaagcgtttttggtgaaaacgtttttggaaccaatttttggtaaaaatgcaagtaaattttggaaaagcacttaaagtgcttcctggaagaagcacataattgatgaaagcgtttttggtgaaaacgtttttggaaccaatttttggtaaaaatgcaagtaaattttggaaaagcacttaaagtgcttcctggaagaagcacataattgatgcttcttgcaaaaagcactttatgtgcttttgaaaccaaaaaatattttctctaaaagcactttttagCCATTTTAAAATACATCCAAACGAGCGCTATTTTGGTCATtgcctttcatttttttctatgTAGACTAAGCATGATAATTTTAAGCACGTTGTTGATGAGGGGTGGAATAATTCTGATTTGGAAAAAATGGTGCACCTCTCAATGGTGGCATGGTGCTTTGACCGAATGAATATGGACCAGTGGTACACATTTTAATTGAGGAAGAAAATCCAGGATGAATGCTTTTTTCGTTCATTTTGTGCTAACTAGATGTGTAATCATGCGATCAATTGACGGGGTAATTGCATGAATGACGAAAGCACCCTAACCTATAGTAAAAGCTCTTCCCTCTCTCGACAGCGAATCTTGATTGACTAACACTAGGAGACGATTCGAAGAAACAAGAAGCATGGCATGAGATTCGCGGCGGAATAAATTACACATTATGTCCTAGTTGAGTAATTTGTTTGGAAAGTTGTATGAatataataaattagtttttggTCCGTAGTAATTGAAAGGATTTTGGCCAGAATGCAAGGGATGACTCTTTGTAGAAGATATTCACCATTCTTAATTCAACTAGAGCATAATTATtttagaaacaatttttttttttttttggctttttgtTTGGGTTAAAGTGAATGGGCATATAGGGTATTTTTGGTACCTAATTATGGAGGAGGAAACTTGGTTGTGTGAACGAAATTGAAGGAGCAAGCTGAAACAACGTTGTGATAATGGTTAAAAAGCGTACttggtaaaatatataaatttgctTGGTACTAATCAATCATCTATCTTAGGAAAAATATGCATGCTGACGTCTATTTTCATTTAACATTCACTGAATCGAAGTGGGTTACCTAATCTTAACTAACCAACAATGATAATACGACTTTACCTTAAGTATGAATTTCCATCAAAATAAGAAGTTGAATTTCTAATATCGTGTGAGCCACACTTGTATTTTCATCCTCAATATTTATGAACACAAGAGTGTTCCGTAACAAATTCAAATCCTTATTCTATTCTGATTACGGATAAGTAAAAAAGCTATGCAAAATTTGCAAATTGCATTTGGAGAAGGAATGATTTGTGGGCCGACATGCCTTTAACATATGGGCCTTGGCTCGCCTCTTctaaaaagaaaagcaaaatttGCTAAAACAAAAGAATAAGGACAAGCCTAACctagaaaatcaaaaccctcctcctccttctcgtGTTTCTTTCCGTCTCTCCGCCTCCCGCTTTCGCCGCCAAATAGCTCGCCCACTGACCATGGCGGAGTACGACTTAACTCCACGCATGGCGCCCAACCTAGACCGGCATCTGGTTTTTCCCCTCCTCGAATTCCTGCAGGAGCGGCAGATGTACCCAGATGAGCAGATCCTCAAGTCCAAGATCGAGCTCCTCAACAAGACCAACATGGTCGATTACGCCATGGACATCCACAAGTCCCTCTATCACACCGAAGATGTGCCCCAAGGTGAATTATATACACACCCATTATGTATTTATAGGTTTATATGTGTgtttttgtatatttatttatgtatgtgTGCACATCCATTATGTGTTTGACAATTTGTCTCTGTGGATATTTAGATATGGTGGATAGGAGGGTAGAGGTGGTGGCTCGCCTCAAGGCTCTGGAGGAGTCGGCGGCGCCCCTTGTCAATTTCTTGCAGAACGCCGCGGCGTTTCAGGAGCTGAAGGCTGACAAGCAGTACAATCTACATATGCTCAATGACCGATACCAGGTAGCCCCagttcttttttccttttaattgtTCAAACCCAGGATTAGAATCAAACAATTTGAAAGAGTAATAGCATATGGGGTTAATATATGCATGTATTTACAGATGTTATCTtggaaaaaaatcaaattatttaaaTGGAAAAAGGTCTAATTTTTGTGTGGTTTATATTACTTTTATTGAACAAATAGATTTGGTTTTGCATAGGTTTAACTCTCATGGCATGGCTGTCTGAACAGATTGGTCCACACCAGATCGAGGCGTTGTATCAGTATGCAAAATTTCAGTTTGAATGTGGTAACTACTCTGGTGCTGCTGATTATCTCTATCAGTACAGGGCTTTGTGCACAAACAGTGACAGGAATCTGAGTGCATTGTGGGGAAAGCTGGCGGCTGAGATATTGATGCAGAACTGGGATATTGCCCTTGAAGAGCTTAACCGCTTGAAAGAAATTattgattcaaaggtttatATTTTCTTCATGCACCGACTTGTTTATTTAAATGTGCATTTTATTCTTTTGAATTCCAATATAAAGGTGGGTGATTTTTGTTGCAGAGTTTCAGTTCACCTATGAATCAAGTGCAAAATAGAATATGGTTGATGCACTGGAGTCTCTTCATATTTTTCAACCATGATAACGGGAGAACACAGATCATTGACCTTTTTAATCAGGACAAGTATGTCATCTGCCCTTATTGATTTGACTGTAATGCTTTCACTGTACATTTACCTCTTGCTTTACCAATTGCTAAAAGACTAAAACAACCCAGAATACATATGTATCTCTTTTCTTACTGTCTAGCCCTGAAAGCTTAGAACTTTCAAATCATCTTTTGTTCTAATTGATGTATTTATACCCTTCATCATTCTATTTTAACTAATGGTGCTGATCTGTAAATGTGACACCCTGTGCTTTTGCTGTCGTAACATTGATAATTGTTTGCCTCTACTGAATGGGTGGTGTCAGCATATTGTCCTGAACATCTACATTTATTAGGCATTTAAAAATTTTAGGAAAAAGAATATGGTTATTACTGCACAATCCTATTGGCTTTACATAGTTGAGATGCCATAAAGTTAGTGGTGTTGATGTGTAAATGCATTTTACATCTGGGTGGAGTGTAGCCTTTTTGGATAAGGTGCCATTAATTTAGTGGTTTGATCACTGTATTAGACAGTATGGATAGCCTTTTTGAGCTTCATGCAATATAACAGACATCCCCTGTGGAAAATTGATTTCTACTGAACACCAAGTGACTTGGTATTTTATGGTTATTTCCTGATAgaaatgttaaattttttttttccaggtaTCTGAATGCCATTCAAACCCATGCTCCTCATCTTGTGCGTTACTTAGCCACTGCATtcattgtcaataagaggaGGAGACCTCAGTTCAAGGATTTTATAAAGGTTATTCAGCAGGAACAGCATTCTTATAAAGATCCCATCACAGAGTTTTTGACCTGCGTTTATGTTAATTATGACTTTGATGGTGCACAAAAGAAGATGAGGGAGTGTGAAGAAGTAAGCGCCTGAACCCATATTGGCTTGCTTGTTGATAACCCTTGACatgtttcaaattcaaatttcacCTTTTTCCGACCCTTGCGTAACTTACATGAGTGTTTCATTGTAAATTTGACTTCTGCTTTATCTGTATTCCTGCTTGAGAACTTGATTTGTATTAACTCTTTTGTCTAAGCCAATGACTATTGATTTGACAATGTAGGTAATCTTGAACGATCCTTTCCTTGGAAAACGAGTAGAAGAAGGGAATTTCTCTACTGTACCACTGAGGGATGAGTTCCTTGAAAATGCTCGTTTATTTATCTTTGAGACGTACTGTCGTATACATCAGCGCATTGACATGGGGTAAGTAATTGCTTCTTTGTATTTGGTTGTGTACTTTTTCTTTGTTCGACATCATTATTCTGCTTTCTATCCACCATTCAAAGTGGTATATGAATTGATCAAGTCATGTCAGAGTTCactctttctttggtttttttatcTTTGTTAAGACTTTTTTTTAGAAGTATGGGTCACAAGGCACTTGTAAAGTCATAGGTCTTTAGATTGTTCGGTGCAATTTGACTGGTCTCTCTACATATTTGTTTGTTCGTGGTCAAGAGCTTGGGAGATAGAGTAATGTGTGTGAGGGTTTTTGCTTGATTCAAAATGTCAGGGCGTAATTGTTTAATTTTGGTGGATGCCTTTTGTTTTCATATGTGAAGTGTACAGATGATGTCTTGTGTTGTTTAGCTTTCGTTAGAATTTTCGGCAAACCTAATTGACTTTATTTTCCATTACTTGTCGTATATCTTTTGTCCCTAGAAAGGGAACTTtctttcttcactcttttcaacAAATAATAAATCTAATAAAATCGTGGCTTGGCAGAGTGCTTGCAGAGAAATTAAACTTGAATTATGAGGAGGCTGAAAGATGGATTGTGAATCTAATTCGGAGCTCAAAGCTTGATGCAAAGATTGACTCGGAGTCGGGCACTGTTATCATGGAACCTAACCATCCGAATGTGTAAGTTCATAGACATTAGCTGCCTGGTTTTGTACATCAATCAGTTTTGTCTTTATGCTTCCAGGGTTTTCCTAGTTTCATTTTTCATGACCTATTCTTAAATGTATTACTTCAATGGTTTCCAGGTACGAGCAACTGATAGACCACACCAAGGCATTATCGGGGCGCACTTACAAGTTGGTTGGTCAGATCCTGGAACATGCTCAGGCACAGATTGCTCGTTGAATTTGGCGGTGAATTTTATCTGAAATGATTAGTTTTCATTTCCTAGATAtccaaaaaatttccaaattttatcCGAGTGACGAgaaaagtttttaatttttgcaaTGTAGCTGTGTTCAGGAACATATCGAGATTTGTTGGATCAAAATGTAATTTAATTTGGAGCTTATGCCTATGGAGAGGTTCCCGTTTGATCTTGTTTGCCATTTTCCTTGTTTGGATCTAAAATGCAACTATGGAGAGGTTACAATTTAGGATTGTCGTAGTTTAACAAGAAAATCGAagagtttattcgtttttagcCGAATCATAAATCTTTTTGTATTCCATATCGTCACAAAGTGGAGCAATGATTATTTTGATTAACACCGATAGAAATTGTCACTTTTAACTTATttacccttttatttatttttgacggAAGTTCTTAAAGtgagtgtaaaaaaaaaagacaattgCTTCATTATTGTGACAAGTTTAGAGATCAATACTCAACATATTTTTATATTCAAAGACGAGAACGCTTGAGTTGAGCCAAATACAAACACATGCTCCAATTTTCTCCTACTTTCGTAATATGCCttgatgaccaaatctccaaaGTATTTTATCCAACATAGTTGTATCTTCGTGCCTCATTTAATGAAACCACTAAATTTGGATTTGACAAAATTCCTTGCCCAAGCTGTCTATTTCATATCTCACATTTTGTTCTTCATTCAAGTTGTTTTGTTCACAATTTTACAAAACTCAGCTGGAAAAAGTAGAGTAATAATtagcaatgttttaaaaggtgaAGTCGTGGGCAAGGTCTTTCATGAATAGCTCTGCCTAGGTAAAAGTCTTGAGGCGTGAcgttaatatatatattgtatataatataatagagtaaattgtagtaatggtccctcaactttaatcaaattggagcaatggtccgtcaactaaaaatccattaccattgttccctcaacttatcaaaatgtgtagctatagtcat is drawn from Malus domestica chromosome 14, GDT2T_hap1 and contains these coding sequences:
- the LOC103415043 gene encoding alpha carbonic anhydrase 4-like, which translates into the protein MTKPIFFFFLFLASLIFSSHHSFLTICNAALEDSDEVGDETAFTYLEGTGKGPKKWGQIDPQWKVCDNGKMQSPIDLLDQRVQVFPKLGKLKRVYKPAPAIVKNRGHDITMRWNGDAGKTKINGTDYRLLQCHWHSPSEHTFNGSRYALEFHIVHVSSTGKIAVIGIVYKYGRPDPFLSKLFHHIKSVGKEEVDIGIINPGDIKFGSRKYYRYIGSLTVPPCTEGVIWTIVKKVRTVSREQVRALREAVHDGYEANARPTQELDGRPVLLYTPRNNGGSA
- the LOC114821008 gene encoding eukaryotic translation initiation factor 3 subunit E-like; the protein is MAEYDLTPRMAPNLDRHLVFPLLEFLQERQMYPDEQILKSKIELLNKTNMVDYAMDIHKSLYHTEDVPQDMVDRRVEVVARLKALEESAAPLVNFLQNAAAFQELKADKQYNLHMLNDRYQIGPHQIEALYQYAKFQFECGNYSGAADYLYQYRALCTNSDRNLSALWGKLAAEILMQNWDIALEELNRLKEIIDSKSFSSPMNQVQNRIWLMHWSLFIFFNHDNGRTQIIDLFNQDKYLNAIQTHAPHLVRYLATAFIVNKRRRPQFKDFIKVIQQEQHSYKDPITEFLTCVYVNYDFDGAQKKMRECEEVILNDPFLGKRVEEGNFSTVPLRDEFLENARLFIFETYCRIHQRIDMGVLAEKLNLNYEEAERWIVNLIRSSKLDAKIDSESGTVIMEPNHPNVYEQLIDHTKALSGRTYKLVGQILEHAQAQIAR